The proteins below are encoded in one region of Candidatus Cloacimonadota bacterium:
- the nuoF gene encoding NADH-quinone oxidoreductase subunit NuoF, with protein MKYFRSHVLVGINETSVAAGVHSFVKALRAELSKTGLSDEINILETGPLGFFGKGICVTVYPDNINYENLKEEHITELVQEHFLKGRPVAHLLLESAGKFSPKLNYNKRIVLRNSGIIDPEKIDDYIGTGGYEAWEKALTKMEPKQIVDEVKNSGLRGRGGAGFPTGVKWSFTAPLETEQKYVVVNADEGEPGTFKDRLIMEGDPHQLLEGIMICARAVGATKAYIYIRGEYKLCIQRLQKAIDDCKNYGIIGKNIFDSGFDLDIQIKIGAGAYVCGEETALIESLEGNRGHPRWKPPFPGVKGLWQAPTVVNNVETLANVPFIIANGANEFSKYGTLECPGTKVYTILGDVAYPGLCEVDMGTTLRTIINDYAGGMKKGFKFKAALVGGAAGMILSERLLDVKMDLASLNQYSAVLGSGAILVMNEHQSIADMLWSILRFFRHESCGKCAPCKNGTQQLYRLITKIKKGDGTMDDVDLMLKIAETMQQTSFCALGQSPIMAIRSAIDNFRDEFIAITQK; from the coding sequence GTGAAATACTTTCGCTCTCATGTGCTGGTAGGCATAAATGAAACATCCGTAGCTGCCGGTGTACACAGCTTTGTGAAAGCTCTGAGAGCTGAACTGAGCAAAACCGGCTTGAGTGACGAAATAAACATTTTAGAAACCGGTCCCCTTGGCTTCTTTGGTAAAGGAATCTGCGTTACAGTGTATCCGGATAACATCAACTACGAGAACCTAAAAGAAGAACACATCACCGAATTGGTGCAAGAACACTTTCTGAAAGGTCGTCCTGTAGCACATCTCTTATTGGAATCTGCCGGAAAGTTCAGCCCCAAGTTGAATTACAATAAACGTATTGTATTACGTAATTCCGGAATCATCGATCCCGAAAAGATAGATGACTACATTGGCACTGGTGGTTACGAAGCTTGGGAAAAAGCTTTGACCAAAATGGAGCCCAAACAAATCGTAGATGAAGTAAAGAATTCCGGATTGCGCGGTCGCGGCGGCGCAGGTTTCCCTACCGGCGTAAAATGGAGCTTTACTGCACCGCTAGAGACTGAACAAAAATATGTGGTTGTGAATGCTGACGAAGGCGAGCCTGGAACCTTCAAAGACCGTTTGATAATGGAAGGTGATCCACATCAACTCTTGGAAGGAATCATGATCTGTGCTCGTGCCGTTGGCGCTACAAAAGCATATATCTATATTCGCGGTGAATACAAACTCTGCATTCAGCGTTTACAGAAGGCTATTGATGATTGTAAAAACTATGGCATCATAGGTAAAAACATCTTTGATAGCGGCTTTGACCTTGATATTCAGATCAAGATTGGAGCTGGCGCATACGTATGCGGCGAGGAGACAGCGTTGATCGAGTCTCTGGAAGGAAACCGGGGTCACCCACGTTGGAAACCCCCGTTCCCAGGAGTGAAAGGCTTATGGCAGGCTCCCACAGTAGTGAACAACGTGGAAACCTTAGCAAACGTGCCTTTTATCATCGCTAATGGTGCCAACGAATTCAGTAAATATGGCACTCTCGAATGCCCTGGAACAAAGGTCTACACCATCCTTGGTGATGTAGCCTATCCCGGCCTTTGCGAAGTGGATATGGGAACTACCCTTCGCACCATAATCAACGACTATGCCGGCGGCATGAAGAAGGGCTTTAAGTTCAAAGCCGCGCTGGTTGGCGGAGCTGCAGGTATGATCCTGTCCGAACGTCTGTTGGATGTAAAGATGGATCTTGCCAGCCTGAATCAGTATTCAGCTGTTTTAGGCAGTGGCGCTATATTGGTGATGAACGAACATCAAAGCATAGCAGATATGCTGTGGAGCATCCTACGCTTTTTCCGTCATGAATCCTGTGGAAAATGCGCACCCTGTAAAAACGGAACTCAACAGCTCTATCGCCTGATCACTAAAATAAAGAAAGGTGATGGTACTATGGACGATGTGGATCTGATGCTTAAAATCGCTGAAACAATGCAGCAAACTTCATTCTGCGCTTTGGGCCAATCTCCGATCATGGCTATTCGCAGCGCAATAGATAACTTCCGTGATGAATTCATCGCGATAACACAAAAATAA
- a CDS encoding NADH-dependent [FeFe] hydrogenase, group A6, whose translation MAKNVNVWIDGHHLEVPDTTTIIEAADKYGIYIPRLCYHPDLPPTANCGVCVVDIEGSPVPKRACCTPVTEGMKIHSNSKKLRSYRKTLVEMILSNHEVMCPTCSANNKCELQTLANNLGVDPDALPNILKKKAVDFSSPSIVRDPNKCIACGRCITVCNEVQTVYALTNSERGIGSEVTTAFGLGMAKSPCVNCGQCTVYCPTGALREKSEVDDVWEAILDPDKHVIVQEAPSIRVSLGEEFGMPLGSVTAKKMYAALRKIGFDSVMDTNFTADLTIMEEGTELVTKLKAGEKRPLITSCSPGWIKFMETYFPDLADCVSTAKSPMSMFGVLSKTYYAQEHGIDPAKIVSVAIMPCTAKKFEARRPEMNDSGFQDTDYVLTTREFLRMIKEAGIDFANIPDEEPDEGMSFYSGAGTIFGATGGVMEAAIRSAYTLVTGKELENVEIQGVRGLEGVKEATVNIPGFGDLKVAVAHGLSNARKVMDRVREGLKTKGESPWHFIEIMACPGGCVGGGGQPYGNDIASRARRGLALYEEDKSLPVRKSHHNPEVQRIYERFLGAPNSPLAHKLLHTYYFKRSISNGQVVEEVTHKHH comes from the coding sequence ATGGCTAAAAACGTCAACGTTTGGATTGATGGTCATCACCTGGAAGTTCCGGATACCACGACCATCATCGAAGCAGCCGACAAATACGGGATATATATTCCCAGACTCTGCTACCATCCTGATCTACCACCTACCGCAAACTGCGGAGTATGCGTTGTAGATATCGAGGGAAGCCCGGTTCCCAAACGTGCTTGCTGCACACCGGTTACAGAAGGTATGAAAATACACTCCAACAGCAAGAAACTGCGCTCATATCGCAAAACATTGGTGGAGATGATTCTCTCGAATCATGAAGTTATGTGCCCAACTTGTTCGGCAAATAATAAATGCGAATTACAGACCTTGGCAAACAACCTTGGTGTAGATCCTGATGCTCTGCCCAATATCCTAAAAAAGAAAGCCGTAGACTTCAGCTCTCCTTCCATTGTTCGCGACCCCAATAAGTGTATTGCTTGCGGACGCTGCATCACAGTATGCAATGAAGTGCAAACAGTGTATGCCCTAACCAATAGCGAGCGTGGTATCGGCAGCGAAGTGACTACCGCTTTTGGACTGGGTATGGCTAAAAGCCCCTGTGTAAACTGCGGTCAATGTACAGTTTACTGCCCCACAGGTGCTCTGCGTGAAAAAAGCGAAGTCGATGATGTATGGGAAGCTATCTTGGATCCTGACAAGCATGTGATCGTGCAAGAAGCACCATCAATTCGCGTATCTTTGGGAGAAGAATTCGGAATGCCGCTGGGCAGCGTAACTGCTAAGAAGATGTATGCAGCCCTTCGTAAGATCGGATTTGACAGCGTAATGGATACGAACTTCACCGCTGACCTCACCATCATGGAAGAAGGTACAGAATTGGTGACCAAGCTGAAAGCCGGAGAAAAGCGTCCTCTAATCACTTCCTGTTCCCCTGGATGGATCAAGTTCATGGAAACCTATTTTCCCGATTTGGCAGATTGCGTTTCCACGGCAAAATCCCCGATGAGTATGTTTGGTGTGCTTTCCAAGACATACTATGCTCAGGAACATGGAATAGATCCTGCCAAGATAGTATCTGTAGCGATCATGCCTTGCACTGCAAAGAAATTTGAAGCCCGTCGTCCTGAAATGAACGACAGCGGATTCCAAGATACTGACTATGTACTTACTACTCGCGAGTTCTTGCGGATGATCAAAGAAGCCGGTATCGACTTTGCAAACATTCCTGATGAAGAACCAGACGAAGGTATGAGCTTCTACTCCGGAGCAGGAACCATCTTCGGTGCTACCGGTGGTGTGATGGAAGCGGCTATCCGCTCAGCTTACACTCTGGTAACCGGAAAAGAACTGGAGAATGTAGAAATACAAGGCGTTCGCGGCCTTGAAGGCGTAAAAGAAGCTACTGTAAATATCCCCGGATTTGGTGACTTGAAAGTTGCAGTTGCCCACGGTCTCAGTAATGCCCGTAAGGTGATGGATCGAGTTCGTGAAGGCTTGAAAACCAAAGGCGAGTCTCCCTGGCACTTCATCGAAATCATGGCTTGCCCAGGTGGGTGCGTTGGCGGTGGTGGTCAGCCCTACGGCAATGACATCGCTTCCCGTGCACGTCGCGGTTTAGCTCTGTATGAAGAAGACAAATCGCTTCCAGTACGCAAGTCGCATCATAATCCAGAAGTACAGAGAATCTATGAACGCTTCCTTGGAGCTCCGAATTCTCCTCTAGCACATAAGCTGCTTCATACTTACTACTTCAAACGTTCGATCAGCAATGGTCAGGTAGTTGAAGAAGTAACTCACAAACATCACTGA
- a CDS encoding 4Fe-4S binding protein codes for MKRVLQIIIVALMFLLAIIQITAAQGVFSKSEEQIVCPVNAIYMEDGKAVIDSEKCIGCKRCVDGFIAIPNDKAQYPVEQVTALATEPEITEEVKKEAPQTKPGGEDIATPTTKNQESDIAQNPPDSTQATEIEEKAYNVVDASTCISCGLCLRVCPEHAISYRDGKAYIDPEKCINCGKCTGIDPKIFRGCPVDTIHPSSGS; via the coding sequence ATGAAGAGAGTCTTACAAATCATTATCGTAGCCTTGATGTTTCTGTTGGCAATCATTCAGATAACGGCTGCACAAGGTGTGTTTTCAAAAAGTGAAGAACAGATAGTATGTCCGGTGAATGCCATCTACATGGAAGATGGTAAAGCAGTGATTGACAGTGAGAAATGCATCGGTTGCAAGCGCTGCGTGGATGGATTTATTGCCATTCCGAATGATAAAGCTCAATATCCAGTTGAGCAAGTTACTGCACTTGCTACAGAGCCTGAAATAACGGAAGAAGTAAAGAAAGAAGCCCCTCAAACTAAACCTGGGGGAGAAGATATTGCAACTCCTACAACCAAGAATCAGGAATCAGACATTGCTCAGAATCCCCCTGATTCCACACAAGCAACTGAAATTGAGGAAAAAGCTTACAATGTTGTGGATGCCTCTACTTGCATATCCTGTGGATTATGTTTGAGAGTCTGCCCTGAACATGCTATCTCTTACAGAGATGGGAAAGCCTATATTGACCCCGAGAAATGCATCAATTGCGGTAAATGCACTGGAATAGACCCCAAGATTTTCAGAGGTTGCCCAGTGGATACTATTCATCCCTCATCCGGTTCGTAA
- a CDS encoding 4Fe-4S binding protein, translating into MSKRNLIQTLFLVLTSAFLTSVIVLGKNSIHSICPYAVICFGMLKGNLLTLSLGLASVGIFFGILFMILAMFWGRVFCSYVCPLGTIQELLYRITHKKRLRQIPLFAERKLNKIKYFVLGISIILVICGFAWLYIKLCPFYSLSLLPRLVYLGLFTILVIVIGGVFLERFWCRFLCPYAALLIVSQILGGLFGIKRKKIRRNMECCTDCGICNLNCPMNLDILCDEYVESIDCIMCDRCAEKCPKHGTITKEREQ; encoded by the coding sequence ATGAGCAAACGCAATCTGATTCAGACTCTCTTTCTGGTGTTGACTTCGGCATTTCTCACAAGTGTGATTGTTCTGGGCAAAAACTCCATCCACAGTATCTGCCCATATGCGGTAATCTGCTTTGGTATGCTAAAGGGAAATCTACTTACACTTAGTCTTGGCTTAGCTTCTGTGGGAATATTCTTCGGAATACTGTTCATGATTCTGGCCATGTTTTGGGGCAGAGTGTTTTGTAGTTATGTGTGTCCTCTTGGTACTATTCAAGAACTGCTGTATAGAATTACCCATAAAAAGAGGCTCCGGCAGATACCCCTTTTTGCTGAACGTAAACTGAACAAAATCAAGTATTTTGTTCTGGGTATTAGTATCATTCTGGTGATCTGCGGATTTGCATGGTTATACATCAAATTATGTCCCTTTTACTCTCTATCGCTTCTGCCAAGATTGGTTTATCTAGGCTTGTTTACCATATTGGTCATTGTGATAGGAGGAGTATTTCTGGAACGATTTTGGTGTCGTTTTCTATGTCCCTATGCCGCATTATTGATTGTATCTCAAATCCTGGGCGGCTTGTTTGGCATCAAACGAAAGAAAATCCGCAGAAACATGGAATGTTGCACGGATTGTGGTATTTGTAACCTGAATTGCCCCATGAATCTGGATATACTTTGCGATGAATACGTGGAATCAATTGATTGCATTATGTGTGATCGCTGTGCCGAAAAATGCCCAAAACACGGTACTATCACGAAAGAGAGAGAACAATGA
- a CDS encoding DUF2723 domain-containing protein codes for MPKSESIKKKLNQAKKMEYVRPEPQRIVDTTPMKPQALVSVLHNRILAWLIFALTLAVYISTQARTMSFWDSGEYATCISILGVPHPPGNPFYIVFGRALVALLGGIVSHAVIAAFISALASAFAVMLTYLFTVKLVSMMKVKAWEAMFAGTVAALYTAFSFTFWMNAIEAEVYSGLVFFVNLILWLTLVWVEKSEDYSHQNILLLIVYLFFLGFCVHQTALQVAPAVLFIVVYPLLQNGIKKENFWLKVLGYTFAILAGYFIFGAIGKSLSVDDFDKWGFAVVTLFILAYELRDVFGKRFWLCSALLVLIGVSSHIYLMVRAADRPFINEGRPSNLPYFMDYVLRKQYGNTSFVQRRASFFEDQMGFHFLRYFGMQWFPQGILAPIVNMGSFLGKSIGAALIALLGFAGAIFHRRGNRHSFKYFLSIIIFTTVVMVFVMNLSDAEVRDRDYFFVVAYNMWAIWIGIGALAVINLFKQHSIRYILAAIMLLLPIGNMVSQYHVHDRSHEYIALDYGLNFLNSLEENAIIFTNGDNDTFPLWYAQAVKDPHAREYMYPAEDVQPSEQALEAMKIAMEYKNKYLKGIRKDVSVANLSLLNTEWYIRQLRDMEGVLFNMSDEDIDKMNVSRLEQNLYAPGTEASGSFTVELEPTPTWRPNEPFYRISDQAVMKIIKDNFGHRPIYFAVTCESFIGFEDYCRNEGMVARVVSIKGDDQENIPRLLKNIDTVYEYRSIGDDKVFKDENMRRLVLNYGSGFVRAATHFAEMGDTEKARSYIDRSKIFIDNEIKLTEFYTTIYTKTQDWDELEAFVDRVIFPHNEGWKIYVHFVLQHLLDNAPEHSLRFIKKGMLHFPSEVTFAQVALYLADNSDLDNEAIQVLLEAKSQVHYDVMPYIEAIKNPEGL; via the coding sequence ATGCCGAAAAGCGAAAGTATAAAAAAGAAACTAAATCAAGCTAAAAAGATGGAATATGTAAGACCGGAACCACAGCGTATTGTGGACACCACTCCCATGAAACCTCAGGCCCTGGTTTCCGTCCTGCACAATCGCATCCTCGCATGGCTGATCTTTGCTCTCACATTGGCTGTATATATCAGCACTCAAGCCCGCACCATGAGTTTTTGGGATAGCGGAGAATATGCCACGTGCATCAGTATATTAGGTGTGCCGCATCCCCCGGGAAATCCTTTTTATATAGTATTTGGTAGGGCTTTGGTTGCTCTTTTGGGAGGCATTGTATCTCACGCGGTGATAGCAGCTTTTATTTCCGCTTTGGCTTCTGCATTTGCAGTGATGCTTACCTATCTGTTTACAGTGAAGCTGGTAAGCATGATGAAGGTAAAAGCTTGGGAAGCGATGTTTGCTGGGACAGTTGCGGCTTTATACACTGCTTTTTCCTTCACTTTTTGGATGAATGCCATTGAAGCGGAAGTCTATTCCGGACTCGTGTTCTTTGTGAACCTGATCCTCTGGCTCACTCTCGTGTGGGTGGAAAAGAGTGAAGACTACAGCCATCAAAACATTCTTCTGCTTATTGTGTATCTGTTCTTTCTGGGCTTTTGCGTTCATCAAACAGCGCTACAAGTAGCTCCTGCGGTGCTCTTTATTGTAGTTTACCCTTTACTACAAAACGGTATCAAAAAAGAGAATTTCTGGCTCAAGGTATTAGGATACACCTTTGCTATCCTGGCTGGATATTTCATCTTCGGAGCCATCGGAAAGTCTCTGTCGGTTGATGATTTTGACAAATGGGGATTTGCAGTTGTCACCTTGTTTATTCTTGCTTACGAATTGCGTGATGTATTCGGAAAACGTTTCTGGTTGTGCTCCGCACTTCTGGTTTTAATAGGGGTATCCAGCCATATCTATCTGATGGTACGTGCCGCTGATCGCCCCTTTATCAACGAAGGGCGTCCCAGCAACCTACCGTATTTTATGGATTATGTCTTACGGAAACAATACGGTAACACCAGCTTTGTTCAGCGTAGAGCCAGCTTTTTCGAAGATCAAATGGGTTTCCACTTCCTCCGCTATTTCGGTATGCAATGGTTCCCTCAAGGGATACTGGCACCAATCGTGAATATGGGATCTTTCCTGGGCAAATCCATTGGTGCTGCCTTAATAGCCCTGCTAGGCTTTGCCGGAGCAATATTCCATCGTAGAGGCAATAGGCATAGCTTCAAATACTTCCTTAGCATCATTATCTTCACAACAGTAGTGATGGTTTTTGTGATGAATCTGTCCGATGCTGAGGTGCGCGACCGAGATTATTTCTTCGTTGTGGCATACAATATGTGGGCTATTTGGATCGGTATCGGAGCTTTAGCAGTCATAAATCTGTTTAAACAGCATTCCATTCGTTATATCCTTGCGGCTATCATGTTGCTTCTACCCATAGGAAACATGGTTTCACAATACCATGTTCACGATCGGTCTCATGAATACATAGCGCTGGATTATGGCTTGAATTTCCTGAATTCGCTGGAAGAAAATGCCATTATCTTTACAAATGGAGATAACGATACCTTTCCCTTGTGGTATGCACAGGCCGTAAAAGATCCTCATGCTAGGGAGTATATGTATCCCGCTGAAGATGTACAACCTTCCGAGCAAGCACTTGAAGCGATGAAAATTGCCATGGAATACAAGAACAAGTATCTAAAGGGGATTCGCAAGGATGTATCGGTGGCAAACCTGTCTTTGCTAAACACGGAATGGTATATACGTCAATTGAGAGATATGGAAGGCGTGTTGTTCAATATGTCGGATGAAGATATCGATAAAATGAATGTATCCAGACTTGAGCAAAACCTGTATGCTCCGGGCACCGAGGCTAGCGGATCCTTTACTGTGGAGCTGGAACCAACTCCCACATGGCGTCCAAATGAGCCATTTTACAGGATATCCGACCAGGCAGTAATGAAGATCATCAAAGACAATTTTGGTCATAGACCAATCTACTTCGCCGTAACCTGTGAGAGTTTTATCGGATTTGAAGATTACTGTCGAAATGAAGGCATGGTGGCACGCGTGGTCTCAATCAAAGGGGATGATCAGGAAAACATCCCTAGATTGCTGAAAAACATCGATACTGTTTACGAATATCGCTCCATCGGAGATGACAAGGTGTTCAAAGATGAAAATATGCGCCGCCTTGTATTGAACTATGGATCAGGATTTGTAAGAGCAGCTACGCACTTTGCAGAAATGGGAGATACCGAAAAAGCCCGTTCTTACATCGATCGCAGCAAGATATTCATAGACAACGAAATCAAGCTCACAGAATTCTACACCACCATATACACAAAAACACAGGACTGGGATGAACTGGAAGCCTTTGTGGACCGTGTGATATTCCCCCATAACGAAGGCTGGAAGATTTATGTGCACTTTGTATTGCAACACCTGTTGGATAACGCACCGGAACACAGTCTTCGCTTTATCAAAAAAGGGATGCTGCACTTTCCGAGTGAAGTTACCTTTGCCCAAGTAGCCTTGTATCTGGCCGATAACTCGGATTTGGATAACGAAGCAATTCAGGTGCTCCTTGAGGCTAAATCCCAAGTTCATTATGATGTCATGCCCTATATAGAAGCAATCAAAAACCCTGAAGGATTATAA
- a CDS encoding carbohydrate ABC transporter permease, producing the protein MDRLRSILTYSILIIFGLTMVVPFLWMLSTSLMTQSEFNKQETLFIPKEEYHVWQNNGQTERILLVMDKGEKSIIHILDEDLNIVEEYKEVPTDEIKLVRKKPSFHFENYIKAFKKVPFGLYFYNTIYVSLLSLIGVLFTSLLSAYAFARMEFKGRDFFFYLFLSMMMVPQPIYMISSYVLLDKLNWLDTYNALIIPWMANIFTIFLFRQHFKSLPKELFDAASIDGCSTFGMLWRIVVPLSKPVIATASIFSLISSWNSFMWPLVMINRPELRVLQVGLSYFNQEASTQTTLLMAASTFSILPIVILFFFAQKQIIASYSRSGMKE; encoded by the coding sequence ATGGACAGATTAAGAAGTATTCTCACCTACTCAATCCTGATTATTTTCGGATTGACCATGGTCGTACCCTTTTTATGGATGCTTTCCACATCTCTGATGACTCAAAGTGAATTCAACAAACAAGAGACCTTATTCATTCCCAAAGAGGAATATCATGTGTGGCAAAATAACGGACAGACTGAACGCATCCTTTTGGTTATGGATAAAGGTGAGAAAAGCATTATTCACATTTTGGATGAGGACTTGAACATCGTTGAGGAATACAAGGAAGTACCTACAGACGAGATTAAGCTGGTGCGCAAGAAACCCAGCTTCCATTTTGAGAACTACATCAAAGCCTTCAAGAAAGTACCGTTTGGATTGTATTTTTACAATACCATTTATGTGTCTTTACTTAGTTTGATTGGAGTGCTGTTTACTTCCTTGTTATCGGCCTATGCTTTTGCCCGGATGGAGTTTAAAGGAAGGGATTTCTTCTTCTATCTGTTCCTGTCCATGATGATGGTTCCTCAACCAATCTACATGATATCATCCTATGTCCTATTGGATAAACTGAACTGGTTGGATACCTATAATGCGCTTATCATACCCTGGATGGCAAACATCTTTACCATCTTCCTCTTTCGGCAGCATTTCAAGTCTCTACCCAAAGAACTGTTTGATGCCGCATCGATAGATGGCTGCTCCACCTTTGGCATGCTGTGGCGCATCGTAGTTCCGCTTTCCAAACCCGTAATTGCCACTGCATCAATTTTTTCATTAATCTCCAGCTGGAACAGTTTTATGTGGCCATTAGTAATGATCAACCGTCCGGAACTGAGAGTTCTACAAGTGGGATTAAGCTATTTCAACCAGGAAGCCTCCACGCAGACTACCCTGTTGATGGCTGCGTCCACATTCAGTATATTACCGATCGTAATCCTGTTCTTCTTTGCTCAGAAGCAGATTATTGCCAGCTATTCCCGTAGCGGAATGAAAGAATAA
- a CDS encoding sugar ABC transporter permease, whose translation MKTKWKISPYLYLLPALVIVVAFRLIPIVMSFILSFFDWSLQGTGRFIGLENYSKMMQDSVFWQSMGNTFWLVIILVPSTIVLSLLFAVLLNKIKYFKSLFRIVYFMPFVTSLVAVSIVWKLIFNEQTGLMNTFLGFIGISPQAWLSESRGIFLIMFENLGFEKLPQFFHGPSQALFAIIIMTIWKGLGYNTIIYLAGLQNISKVYYEAAEIDGASKTRQFWNVTVPLISPTTFYVLIMTTITTFQTFSQIYLMTDKGGPLNTTKLIVYYIYERGFDVLEMGYASAVSLALFVLILALTIFQRRMEKHVNY comes from the coding sequence ATGAAAACAAAATGGAAGATTTCTCCATACCTCTACCTTTTACCAGCATTGGTAATTGTGGTGGCATTCCGTTTGATACCAATTGTGATGAGCTTTATTCTCTCGTTTTTCGATTGGTCACTTCAGGGAACCGGAAGATTCATAGGTTTGGAAAACTACAGCAAGATGATGCAGGATTCGGTGTTTTGGCAATCCATGGGTAATACCTTTTGGTTAGTGATTATCCTGGTTCCTTCGACCATCGTGCTTTCTCTGCTGTTTGCAGTGCTTTTAAACAAGATTAAGTACTTTAAAAGCCTGTTTCGGATTGTATATTTCATGCCCTTTGTAACCTCTTTGGTAGCGGTATCTATAGTATGGAAACTGATCTTCAACGAACAAACGGGATTGATGAATACCTTCCTGGGTTTTATCGGAATATCTCCACAAGCATGGTTGTCTGAATCGCGGGGTATTTTTCTGATTATGTTTGAAAACCTGGGCTTTGAGAAGCTGCCACAGTTCTTTCACGGCCCCTCTCAAGCGCTGTTTGCTATTATTATTATGACCATATGGAAGGGACTGGGCTACAACACCATCATCTACCTGGCTGGGCTACAGAACATCTCAAAGGTCTATTATGAAGCTGCCGAGATAGACGGTGCCAGTAAAACGCGTCAGTTCTGGAATGTAACTGTTCCTCTAATTTCACCTACTACTTTTTATGTTTTGATCATGACCACTATCACAACCTTCCAAACCTTCTCGCAGATATATCTGATGACCGATAAAGGCGGGCCGCTAAATACCACAAAGTTGATAGTATACTATATCTATGAACGCGGATTCGATGTATTAGAGATGGGCTATGCCAGTGCGGTATCCCTAGCTTTGTTTGTCCTGATTCTTGCGCTTACCATCTTCCAACGCAGAATGGAAAAGCACGTTAATTATTAA
- a CDS encoding sigma-54 dependent transcriptional regulator, giving the protein MKEKARLLIVDDSKESLELIDSQLNNEYHTTLVTNLTEARKKLQNHRYHIAIVDLVLPGENGLDLIRELSSEHPYTAVIAISGQACIESAVMAMKLGAAEYLVKPLRNPDLINIMVEKTLQSQWLLEENRRLSAMLRKELDTDLIIGNSPPIQSIIQKVKKIAGLDTLALITGETGVGKSVFAELIHRNSPRRAEKFVSVNCGSLTETLLESLLFGHKRGAFTDASRDKIGYFQEANGGTLFLDEITETSPAFQVKLLKVLETGVYRAVGSDEDARTDTRIIAASNKDIEELVKEGSFREDLYYRLNVINLHIPPLRERKDDIRILASSFVQEFCQKYNKSELKISPGVMSLLLNYKWKGNIRELRNALEHAVILAENKVIQPEDLPESVSNTSEYSEVFVEMDNTNWAIARDAFSKHYIQNLLVKTGGNILRAAAIAEITRENFYKKCTKLGIDWREYRKPGNNDNGGEI; this is encoded by the coding sequence ATGAAAGAAAAAGCACGATTACTAATTGTGGACGATTCCAAAGAGAGTCTTGAACTAATCGACTCTCAACTGAACAATGAGTATCACACCACATTGGTGACAAACTTAACAGAAGCCAGAAAGAAACTGCAGAATCATCGTTATCACATAGCGATTGTGGATCTTGTATTACCTGGTGAGAATGGACTGGATCTGATCAGGGAATTGTCCTCCGAGCATCCCTATACTGCAGTGATAGCTATCAGCGGGCAAGCTTGCATTGAATCTGCAGTGATGGCAATGAAGTTGGGTGCTGCGGAGTATTTGGTGAAACCTCTGCGCAACCCTGATCTTATCAATATCATGGTGGAGAAAACGCTGCAATCTCAATGGTTGTTGGAAGAAAACCGCAGACTAAGCGCAATGCTGCGAAAAGAACTGGATACCGATCTGATCATCGGAAACTCGCCCCCGATCCAATCTATCATCCAAAAAGTGAAGAAAATCGCAGGATTGGATACATTGGCACTGATCACGGGAGAAACCGGAGTAGGGAAGAGCGTCTTTGCAGAATTGATTCATCGCAATAGCCCGCGCAGAGCGGAGAAATTTGTATCTGTGAATTGTGGAAGCCTCACCGAGACTTTGTTGGAAAGCTTACTCTTTGGGCACAAACGAGGCGCTTTCACGGACGCTAGTCGCGATAAGATCGGATATTTTCAGGAGGCTAATGGTGGTACTCTGTTTTTGGATGAAATCACAGAAACGTCCCCTGCTTTTCAGGTTAAGCTGCTGAAAGTTCTGGAGACGGGAGTTTATAGAGCGGTAGGCTCGGATGAAGACGCTCGCACGGATACCAGAATCATTGCCGCCAGCAATAAAGACATTGAGGAATTGGTCAAAGAGGGTAGCTTTCGGGAAGATCTGTATTATAGATTGAACGTAATAAACCTGCATATTCCTCCTCTGCGGGAACGCAAGGATGATATCAGAATACTCGCGAGTTCTTTCGTACAGGAGTTTTGTCAAAAGTATAATAAATCTGAATTGAAGATATCTCCCGGAGTGATGTCTTTACTACTCAACTACAAATGGAAGGGTAATATACGTGAATTGCGTAATGCTCTTGAACACGCTGTTATTTTGGCTGAAAATAAAGTGATCCAACCCGAGGATCTTCCGGAAAGCGTGAGCAACACATCCGAATATTCGGAAGTATTTGTGGAAATGGACAACACCAACTGGGCAATAGCAAGGGACGCTTTCAGCAAACACTATATCCAGAATCTACTCGTTAAAACCGGGGGAAACATCCTGCGCGCTGCAGCGATAGCAGAGATCACCCGGGAAAACTTCTACAAAAAGTGCACAAAACTGGGCATAGACTGGCGAGAGTATCGCAAGCCCGGCAACAACGATAATGGTGGTGAGATATGA